In Tachyglossus aculeatus isolate mTacAcu1 chromosome 10, mTacAcu1.pri, whole genome shotgun sequence, the following proteins share a genomic window:
- the BCAT2 gene encoding branched-chain-amino-acid aminotransferase, mitochondrial codes for MAATAAAQILARKLHKTPLLLCGARRCVSSTFKAADLHIELSRTPRPKPPAGSQLTFGKTFTDHMLTVEWSEARGWGRPHIRPFQNLSLHPASSALHYAIQLFEGMKAYRGPDRHVRLFRPMLNMDRMLRSALRMCLPSFDKAELLECIRRLVEVDQDWVPESTGSSLYIRPTFVGNEPSLGVARAHHALLFVIQGPVGPYFPGDGFSPVSLLADPRFVRAWLGGVGDCKLGGNYGPTVFVQQAALKEGCEQALWLYGEDHQLTEVGTMNIFLFWTNDDGELELVTPPLNGIILPGVTRQSLLDLARKWDEFRVTERPVTMEELQRALREGRVREIFGSGTACVVCPVHRILYQGETLHIPTMENGPELAQRFLTELLDIQYGRVAHEWMLKV; via the exons ATTTTGGCTCGAAAACTGCACAAGACCCCCCTACTCCTGTGCGGCGCCCGGAGATGCGTCAGCTCGACATTCAAG GCGGCGGACCTGCACATCGAGCTGAGCCGGACCCCCCGGCCCAAGCCCCCCGCTGGGTCCCAGCTGACTTTTGGGAAGACCTTCACGGACCACATGCTGACGGTGGAGTGGAGCGAGGCCCGGGGCTGGGGCCGCCCCCACATCAGGCCTTTTCAGAACCTGTCGTTGCACCCCGCTTCCTCAGCCCTGCACTACGCCATCCAG CTCTTTGAGGGGATGAAGGCCTATCGGGGTCCTGACCGCCACGTCCGCCTCTTCCGCCCCATGCTCAACATGGACCGGATGCTGCGATCCGCCCTGCGCATGTGCCTGCCG AGCTTTGACAAGGCCGAGCTCCTGGAGTGCATCCGGCGACTGGTGGAGGTGGACCAGGACTGGGTGCCCGAAAGCACTGGGAGCAGCTTGTACATCCGCCCGACGTTTGTTGGGAAcgag ccctccctgggTGTGGCCCGGGCCCACCACGCCCTCCTGTTCGTCATCCAGGGCCCTGTGGGGCCGTACTTCCCCGGGGACGGCTTCTCCCCGGTCTCTCTCCTCGCTGACCCCCGCTTTGTCCGAGCCTGGCTCGGCGGCGTTGGAGACTGCAAGCTAGGCGG GAACTATGGGCCAACGGTATTTGTGCAACAAGCCGCCCTGAAGGAGGGCTGCGAGCAGGCCCTGTGGCTCTATGGTGAGGACCACCAGCTCACTGAAGTTGGCACCATGAACATCTTCCTCTTCTGGaccaatgatgatggtg AGCTGGAGCTGGTGACGCCTCCCCTGAATGGAATCATTCTCCCTGGAGTGACCCGCCAGAGCCTGCTGGACCTGGCTCGCAAGTGG GATGAGTTTAGGGTGACAGAGCGCCCTGTGACGATGGAAGAGCTCCAGAGGGCCCTGCGCGAGGGGCGAGTTCGAGAGATTTTTGGCTCAGGCACCGCCTGTGTTGTCTGTCCTGTCCATCGGATCCTCTACCAGGGGGAG ACCCTCCACATCCCCACCATGGAGAATGGGCCCGAACTCGCCCAACGTTTCCTGACTGAGCTGTTGGACATCCAA tATGGCCGGGTGGCCCACGAGTGGATGCTGAAAGTCTGA
- the LOC119933620 gene encoding galactoside alpha-(1,2)-fucosyltransferase 1-like, protein MWSPSRRQLGLAFLLLSALSAASLLLRLRLGLLPHHLILNVLCPTSCPSPARISFVCLAGSSSRLNASVVLSGRKEAAGSGASAPAGPTGSFSHSPATDRQPLLLGTWTIQPEGRFGNQMGQYATLFALARLNTRRAFILPPMHATLAPIFRLSLPVLAQEADTHATWHHFPLHDWLSEDYAHLGHLDLIKFTGFPCSWTFFNHLRAEIQAEFALHDHVREEAQAFLRQVRWTRGDHPITFVGVHVRRGDYVQVMPRHWRGVVADRGYLEKALGYFRGRYPNPVFVVTSNGMAWCRENIDSTLGDVVFAGDGAEGSPGRDFALLMQCNHTVMTIGTFGFWAGYLAGGETVYLANFTLPDSEFLKIFKPEAAFLPEWVGIPADLSPLRG, encoded by the coding sequence atgTGGTCCCCATCCCGACGCCAGCTAggcctggctttcctcctcctctccgccctCTCTGCCGCCTCCCTTCTCCTCCGCCTCCGCTTGGGCCTGCTCCCCCACCACCTGATCCTCAACGTGCTCTGCCCTACCAGCTGCCCCTCACCTGCCCGCATCTCCTTCGTCTGCCTGGCTGGCTCCAGCAGCCGCCTCAACGCCTCGGTGGTCCTCTCCGGCCGGAAGGAGGCCGCCGGTTCCGGGGCGTCTGCCCCCGCCGGCCCCACGGGCTCCTTCAGCCACAGCCCCGCCACTGACCGCCAGCCCCTGCTGCTGGGAACCTGGACCATCCAGCCCGAAGGCCGCTTCGGCAACCAGATGGGCCAGTACGCCACGCTCTTCGCCTTGGCCCGGCTGAACACCCGCCGTGCCTTCATCCTGCCCCCCATGCACGCCACGCTCGCGCCCATCTTCCGCCTCTCCCTGCCCGTCCTCGCCCAGGAGGCCGACACCCATGCCACCTGGCACCACTTCCCCCTCCACGACTGGCTGTCCGAAGACTACGCCCACCTGGGCCACCTGGACCTGATCAAGTTTACCGGCTTTCCCTGCTCCTGGACCTTCTTTAACCACCTGAGGGCCGAGATCCAGGCCGAGTTTGCCCTCCACGACCACGTGCGTGAAGAGGCCCAGGCCTTCCTGCGGCAGGTCCGGTGGACGCggggggaccacccgatcacgtTCGTCGGCGTCCACGTCCGCCGTGGGGACTACGTGCAAGTTATGCCACGGCACTGGCGGGGAGTGGTGGCGGATCGGGGCTACCTGGAGAAGGCCCTGGGCTACTTCCGCGGCCGCTACCCTAACCCGGTGTTTGTGGTGACCAGCAACGGCATGGCCTGGTGCCGGGAGAACATCGACTCAACGCTGGGGGATGTGGTCTTCGCCGGGGACGGGGCCGAGGGCTCCCCGGGCCGGGACTTTGCCCTTTTGATGCAGTGCAACCACACGGTCATGACCATCGGGACCTTCGGCTTCTGGGCCGGCTACCTGGCCGGTGGGGAGACCGTGTATCTGGCGAACTTCACCCTCCCAGACTCGGAATTCCTGAAGATCTTCAAACCTGAGGCGGCGTTCCTGCCCGAATGGGTGGGGATCCCCGCCGACCTGTCGCCCCTCAGGGGTTAA
- the FUT2 gene encoding galactoside alpha-(1,2)-fucosyltransferase 2, whose amino-acid sequence MTSLPSSSPPTIPVLLIVFIASTLFHLHARLTQMPGPLPAKLSALEAHPTIPQSAPEARPISTVTHRDPGVWTVNTIGRLGNQMGEYATLYALAKMNGRAAYISPEMHRTLSRIFRITLPILSATETRRIRWRNVPLHDWMSDDYRTISSPFVRLTGYPCSWTFYHHLRAEIAREFSLHDHVREEAQTFLRRAGRERAGGGRNLTFIGVHVRRGDYVRVMPQVWKGVVADRGYLEKALGYFRDRYPNPVFIVTSNGMAWCRENINVSRGDVVFAGDGAEGSPGRDFALLTQCNHTVMTIGTFGIWAGYLAGGETVYLANYTLPDSPFLKIFKPEAAFLPEWVGIPADLSPLLHG is encoded by the coding sequence ATGACCTCTCTCCCGTCTTCATCCCCGCCCACCATCCCGGTCCTTCTCATTGTCTTTATTGCCTCCACCCTCTTCCACCTCCATGCCCGCCTTACCCAGATGCCTGGGCCCCTGCCTGCAAAGTTAAGTGCCCTGGAGGCCCACCCCACGATACCCCAAAGCGCTCCTGAGGCCCGCCCCATCAGCACCGTGACTCACCGTGACCCTGGTGTCTGGACAGTCAATACAATTGGCCGCCTGGGGAACCAGATGGGAGAGTACGCCACGCTGTACGCCCTGGCAAAGATGAATGGCCGGGCGGCCTACATCTCCCCCGAGATGCACAGGACCCTGTCCCGGATCTTCCGGATCACCCTGCCCATCCTCTCTGCCACCGAGACCCGCCGCATCCGGTGGCGGAACGTCCCCCTGCACGACTGGATGTCGGACGACTACCGGACCATCTCTAGTCCCTTCGTCCGGCTCACCGGCTACCCATGCTCCTGGACCTTCTACCATCACCTGCGGGCTGAGATCGCCCGGGAATTTTCCCTCCATGACCACGTCCGGGAGGAAGCCCAAACGTTCCTGCGGCGTGCGGGGCGGGAGCGGGCAGGAGGAGGGCGGAACCTCACTTTCATCGGCGTCCACGTCCGCCGCGGGGACTACGTGCGCGTGATGCCGCAGGTGTGGAAGGGCGTGGTGGCGGATCGGGGCTACCTAGAGAAGGCACTGGGCTACTTCCGCGACCGCTACCCCAACCCGGTGTTCATAGTGACTAGCAATGGCATGGCCTGGTGCCGGGAGAACATTAACGTGTCACGGGGGGACGTGGTCTTTGCGGGAGACGGGGCCGAGGGCTCCCCGGGCCGGGACTTTGCGCTGTTGACGCAGTGCAACCACACAGTCATGACCATCGGGACCTTTGGGATCTGGGCTGGCTACCTGGCCGGTGGGGAGACCGTGTATCTGGCAAATTACACCCTTCCGGACTCCCCTTTCCTCAAGATTTTCAAGCCTGAAGCAGCATTCCTGCCCGAGTGGGTGGGGATTCCTGCCGACCTGTCACCCCTGCTGCATGGGTGA
- the RASIP1 gene encoding LOW QUALITY PROTEIN: ras-interacting protein 1 (The sequence of the model RefSeq protein was modified relative to this genomic sequence to represent the inferred CDS: deleted 2 bases in 2 codons) has product MLSGERKEGAGSPRFGKLHLPVGLWINSPRKQLAKLGRRWPSVGSVKSTSSDTTSRSSEPPPVELRRTGAIKAAGGASGSRAKRISQLFLRGSPGGGGGGERGGGGGGERGERGGGGGPGGPRWGSEKKLSELSGGPLAEELAAPPRPPPPGVLKIFGGGLASGANYKSVLATPRSTARELVREALERYGLGGGAGGAGAGGGAGGGGKGPDGGSGPGPGEFALVDALGRAGVGEWRTEHARVLGDAERPLLLQELWQPRPGWARRFELRSREEARRMVEEADDDEGAGPGVPAWRHQKNRSRAASGGGLGPGGGAPKERADNLSLRRSVSELSLQSRRRRQQERRQQALSMAPGAGGSGEAAPPGGPDTPVDPPGTPDFDQLAQYLIQAPSHRPYFLLLQGYGEGQDFVMYVMTREQHVFGRGGPRGSPYVDTFLNAPDILPRHCVVRAGPEPPARVRPFRGAPVTHNGGLLLREADLQPGDLLGLGEHFLFMYKDPRGGGGGGGSPRPPWLPARPGVPPPGPGWAFSCRLCGRWLQERQEALGAYLDGREPVLRYRPHEEEALLGEIVRVAGAAGAGGGGGGSLPPLGPAALLAMCVEHSARELEPGHLPQLLGRLARLVKEAVWEKIKEIGDRQPENHPEGTLEAPLSIEEVSAELRPLMLWMANTTELLSFVQEKVLDVEKEGEQEGLSSDPQLCSDLDLCDEAMAMLDEVIMCTFQQSVYYLTKTLYSTLPALLDSNPFTAGAELPGPGADLASMPPGLRPTLGVFQAALELTSQCELHPDLVSQTFGYLFFFSNASLLNSLMERGQGRPFYQWSRAVQIRTNLDMLLDWLQGAGLGDIATEFFRKLSLAVNLLCVPRTSLLKASWSSLRTEHPSLSPAQLHHLLSHYHLGPGRSPPPAWDPPPAERDAMDPADIFESFSSHPPLILPLGSPRLRMRLSGPVTDDGLHVELRRLRRLLWDLEQQELPANQRHGPPMAPPP; this is encoded by the exons ATGCTGtcgggggagcggaaggaaggggccGGGAGTCCTCGGTTCGGGAAGCTCCATCTGCCCGTCGGACTGTGGATCAACTCCCCACGAAAGCAGCTCGCCAAGCTCGGGCGCCGCTGGCCCAGCGTGGGCTCCGTCAA GTCCACGTCCTCGGACACGACGAGCCGGAGCAGCGAGCCGCCGCCGGTGGAGCTGCGCCGGACAGGGGCCATCAAGGCGGCGGGCGGGGCGTCGGGCAGCCGGGCCAAGCGcatctcgcagctcttcctgcgCGGGagccccggaggaggaggaggaggagaaagaggaggaggaggtggtggagaaagaggagaaagagggggcggcggcgggcccggggggccgcGCTGGGGCAGCGAGAAGAAGTTGTCCGAGCTGTCGGGGGGGCCCCTGGCCGAAGAGCTAGCggcccccccgcgccccccgcccccgggggtgCTGAAGATCTTCGGGGGCGGCCTGGCCTCGGGGGCTAATTACAAGAGCGTCTTGGCCACCCCGCGCTCGACGGCCCGAGAGCTGGTCCGCGAGGCCCTGGAGCGCTACGGCCtcgggggaggagcaggaggagcgggagcaggaggaggagcaggagggggtggCAAGGGCCCCGACGGCGggtccgggcccgggcccggggagttCGCGCTGGTGGACGCGCTGGGCCGTGCGGGGGTCGGGGAGTGGCGGACGGAGCACGCCCGGGTGCTGGGGGACGCGGAGCGGCCGCTCCTGCTGCAGGAGCTGTGGCAGCCCCGGCCCGGCTGGGCCCGCCGCTTCGAGCTCAGGAGCCGCGAGGAGGCGCGGAGGATGGTGGAGGAGGCCGACGACGACGAGGGCGCCG GCCCGGGGGTCCCCGCCTGGCGTCACCAGAAGAACCGTTCGCGGGCAGCGTCCGGGGGCGGCCTGGGCCCGGGAGGAGGCGCCCCCAAAGAGCGGGCCGATAACCTCTCCTTGCGGCGCAGCGTGTCGGAGCTCAGCCTGCAGAGCCGCCGGCGGAGGCAGCAAGAGCGCCGCCAGCAGGCGCTCAGCATGGCCCCCGGGGCCGGCGGGAGCGGGGAGGccgccccc cccggggggcccgATACCCCCGTAGACCCACCCGGAACCCCGGACTTCGACCAGCTGGCCCAGTATCTCATCCAGGCACCCTCCCACCGGCCCTACTTCCTGCTCTTGCAGGGGTACGGGGAGGGCCAG GACTTCGTGATGTACGTGATGACCCGGGAGCAGCACGTGTTTGGCCGGGGGGGACCCCGGGGCAGCCCCTACGTCGACACCTTCCTGAACGCCCCCGACATCCTCCCCCGCCACTGCGTCGTGCGGGCCGGGCCTgagcccccggcccgcgtccgCCCCTTCCGGGGGGCTCCCGTGACCCACAACGGTGGCCTGCTGCTCCGCGAGGCTGACCTGCAACCGGGAGACCTGCTGGGTCTAGGGGAGCACTTCCTGTTCATGTACAAGGACccccggggcgggggaggagggggtggctccCCTCGGCCCCCCTGGCTCCCGGCCCGGCCTGGCGTCCCACCGCCTGGCCCCGGCTGGGCCTTCTCGTGCCGCCTGTGCGGCCGCTGGCTGCAGGAGCGGCAGGAGGCCTTGGGCGCCTACCTGGATGGCAGGGAGCCAGTGCTCCGGTACCGGCCGCACGAGGAGGAGGCCCTGCTTGGGGAGATCGTGCGGGTGGCCGGAGCGGCTGGGGCCGGCGGCGGTGGGGGCGGGTCGCTGCCGCCCCTCGGCCCCGCGGCCCTCCTGGCCATGTGCGTCGAGCACTCTGCCCGCGAGCTGGAGCCCGGGCACCTGCCCCAACTGCTGGGTCGGCTGGCACGGCTGGTCAAGGAGGCTGTCTGG GAGAAGATAAAGGAGATTGGAGACAGGCAGCCAGAGAA tcATCCCGAGGGGACCCTCGAGGCCCCACTGAGCATTGAGGAGGTGTCAGCTGAGCTTCGCCCTCTCATGCTCTGGATGGCAAACACCACAGAACTACTGAGCTTCGTGCAAGAGAAGGTGCTGGacgtggagaaggagggagagcaggagg gcctctcCTCAGACCCTCAGCTCTGCAGTGATCTGGATCTATGTGACGAAGCAATGGCCATGCTAGATGAAGTCATCATGTGCACCTTCCAGCAGTCTGTTTACTACCTCACCAAG ACCCTATACTCGACCCTACCAGCCCTCCTGGACAGCAACCCATTCACAGCTGGGGCGGAGCTGCCTGGACCAGGGGCAGACCTGGCATCCATGCCCCCGGGGCTGCGGCCCACCCTGGGCGTCTTCCAGGCCGCGCTGGAGCTGACCAGCCAGTGTGAACTGCACCCTGATCTGGTGTCCCAGACCTTTGGctacctgttcttcttctccaATGCCTCACTGCTCAACTCCCTCATGGAGAGGG gccaGGGTCGTCCGTTCTACCAGTGGTCCAGGGCGGTGCAGATCCGGACTAATTTGGACATGCTGCTAGACTGGTTGCAGGGGGCGGGATTGGGGGACATCGCCACAGAGTTTTTCCGAAAACTGTCCCTCGCCGTCAACCTGCTCTGTGTCCCTCGGACCTCTCTACTCAAG GCGTCCTGGTCGAGTCTGCGCACGGAGCACCCGTCTCTGAGCCCCGCTCAGCTGCACCACCTGCTCAGCCATTACCACCTGGGCCCGGGTCGCAGC CCCCCGCCGGCCTGGGACCCTCCGCCCGCCGAACGGGATGCCATGGACCCCG CTGACATCTTCGAGAGCTTCTCGTCGCACCCGCCCCTGATCCTGCCGTTGGGCAGCCCGCGCCTGCGCATGCGCCTGTCGGGCCCGGTGACGGACGACGGGCTCCACGTGGAACTGCGCAGGCTCCGCCGCCTCCTGTGGGATCTGGAGCAGCAGGAGCTGCCGGCCAATCAGCGCCACGGACCCCCGATGGCCCCGCCCCCTTGa
- the IZUMO1 gene encoding LOW QUALITY PROTEIN: izumo sperm-egg fusion protein 1 (The sequence of the model RefSeq protein was modified relative to this genomic sequence to represent the inferred CDS: deleted 1 base in 1 codon): MGWAPLLSLSLSLSMLSWAPGLGCLWCDAGVEAEMRMLRKEYLPNHLQGLPDMRKNLGSRLEDAVRDLSKLPFSEDTYMGYIDEHTLNTASWGFLNELKRIIESEVKDGQLVNQLLWLLQEQKSAFIRLISQFQKEAFCPNKCGRMLQTLIWCQKCKKQKYLCEKPPFCGERLIEIQEDEELILDCGLTWHSVSQGLTDYSFYRVWTNRTEQLLARSPDPFLRRPLVTMEDAGTYRCTLDTASREVATEMRYQVTVTPTRREEEEEAGLGSASSGPQPLTTPVPQTPAPSLPQPATLLSHWLIGLVAAVSSGPACGGPGARGWGLRSTRGLGCQRPAPGNEDKGARGGGGTNSEPPNKVQTHWCCSCASPSPPCPLGPQGSQPLASSSPSHFLAAPSVVPR; the protein is encoded by the exons ATGGGCTGGGCCCctctcctgtccctgtccctgtccctgtccatgTTGAGCTGGGCCCCGGGCCTCGGCTGCCTCTGGTGCGACGCCGGGGTGGAGGCGGAGATGAGGATGCTGAGGAAGGAATACCTGCCCAACCATCTGCAGGGCCTGCCCGACATGCGGAAAAACCTGGGCTCCCGCCTGGAGGACGCCGTCCGCGACCTGAGCAAGCTGCCCTTCAGCGAGGACACCTACATGGGGTACATCG ATGAACACACGCTCAATACCGCTTCCTGGGGCTTCCTCAACGAACTGAAGCGCATCATCGAGAGTGAGGTCAAAG ATGGTCAGCTGGTAAACCAGCTACTCTGGCTACTTCAGGAGCAAAAGAGCGCCTTCATCCGCCTCATCTCGCAGTTCCagaaggaag CTTTCTGCCCCAACAAGTGTG GCCGAATGCTGCAGACCTTAATCTGGTGCCAGAAGTGTAAGAAGCAGAAGTACCTGTGTGAAAAGCCACCCttttgtgggg AGCGGTTGATTGAAATCCAGGAGGACGAGGAGCTGATTCTGGACTGTGGGCTGACCTGgcattctgtctcccagggcctcACTGACTACTCCTTTTACAGG GTCTGGACCAACCGGACGGAGCAGCTGCTGGCGCGGAGCCCTGACCCTTTCCTTCGGCGGCCCCTGGTCACTATGGAGGACGCAGGCACGTACCGCTGCACGCTGGACACTGCCAGCCGTGAGGTGGCCACGGAGATGAGATATCAGGTCACAG TGACCCCaacaaggagggaggaagaggaagaggcagggctgggatctGCGTCCTCAGGGCCCCAGCCTCTGACGACACCCGTCCCCCAGACGCCAGCCCCCTCGCTCCCTCAGCCGGCCACCCTCCTGAGCCACTGGCTGATAGGGCTGGTAGCAGCAG tgtCTTCTGGGCCTGCCTGCGGGGGTCCGGGAGCAAGAGGCTGGGGCCTGCGGAGCACAAGAGGACTTGGATGCCAGCGTCCCGCCCCAGGAAATGAAGACAAAGGAGCCCGAGGGGGAGGTGGGACCAACTCTGAACCCCCAAATAAAGTGCAAACTCATTGGTGCTGCTCCTGTGccagtccctcccctccctgccccttgggaCCTCAAGGGTCCCAGCCCCTGgcctct agctccccctcccacttcctgGCAGCTCCATCGGTGGTCCCCCGCTGA